The sequence below is a genomic window from Lelliottia sp. JS-SCA-14.
GAAGAGACAGTCGGTTTCCGTCAGCTTTGGATGACTGAAACCGGAGAGTAATCAGGGGGCAGACATCTCGGCGGGCGGGATAACGGCGTTGGTCATCTTCGTCTGCTGCTCGCTTTTTTCGACGCGTGACCGCACTGAGCTATCGGTGCGGAACAGATCCCACGGCACCAGCAGCGTGTCCATCACCGCCGTGAACGGCAGATCCAGAATCACCAGGGATTTGGTGCCCCAGTTGGTCTCGTCATCCGAGATCATATTCGCGCTGGCGCGCGTGCCCGGATATGTTCCTTCTTTACCGCCGGTGTGAGACATCACGCTCGAACACCCGCAAAGTAAAACCACTACGCTGCATGTTGTCAGCTTTATCAGAACATTTTTCATCATCAGTCAATCAATGTTAATGGCACGACATAACGGCAATATCGAGTTATAGCGAGCCATGTACGAAAAGAATAGCTGGAAAGCGCTGCTCTGTGGCAGGCATCGCAATTTCACTCTTTGTGCTGTAGTCCCAGTCTATGCGAGTCCTCGCAAAGTGCAAAAAAATCTCGCATTTAACCTCTTGAAAAGACCGAAACCAAACCCATTTTAGAGAGGTAGCCGAAGAACGAACACGCCTGATGGGTGTTTGGTGGCACAACGGCCTGTCCATGGTGGAAGGCAAACATTACTCGCTGATTTCAGGAGCTTTGATCTATGCGTAATTTCGATTTTTCCCCGCTGTACCGTTCTGCAATTGGTTTCGATCGCCTGTTCAACCATTTAGAAAATAACTCAAGCCAGAGTAACGGCTACCCTCCATACAACGTTGAGCTGGTTGACGAAAACCACTACCGCATCGCGATTGCCGTCGCCGGTTTTGCCGAGAGCGAACTGGAAATCACCGCGCAGGACAACCTGCTGGTGGTGAAAGGGGCGCATACCGCCGAGCAGAAAGAGCGTACCTATCTCTACCAGGGCATTGCTGAGCGCAACTTTGAGCGCAAATTCCAGCTTGCCGAGAACATCCACGTTCACGGTGCGAACCTGGTCAACGGCCTGCTGTTTATCGATTTGGAACGTGTGATTCCGGAAGAGAAAAAACCGCGCCGTATCGAGATCAACTAATTAAGCGGGTCGCCTGTGCGGCCCACCCAGAGTGGCTTGCCGAAACGGGAGCCGGTGCGAATCCGTCAGGATTTGCAGGAACAACTGCGCACTAAAAACAGTGCTTAACTCGCTTCTCAGAAGGAGATTAACGATGCGTAACTACGATTTATCCCCCCTGCTGCGTCAGTGGATTGGTTTTGACAAACTGGCTAACGCCCTGCAAAGCACGGCTGAACAACAGAGTTTTCCGCCGTACAACATCGAAAAGAGCGATGACAACCACTACCGCATCACGCTCGCGCTGGCCGGGTTCCGTCAGGACGATCTCGACATCCAGCTCGAAGGCACGCGCCTGACCGTGAAAGGGACGCCGGAAAAACCGCAAACCGAGACCCAGTGGCTGCATCAGGGCCTGGTGACTCAGCCGTTTAGCCTGAGCTTTACCCTGGCCGACCATATGGAAGTTTCCGGTGCGACCTTTACCAACGGGCTGTTGCACATCGACCTGACGCGCAACGTCCCGGAAGCGCTGGCCCCGCAGAAAATTGCGATCAGCGAGCGTCCGGCGTTGAATAGCTAATACGCTGTGTTGCTCTTCTCCCTCTCCCTGTGGGAGAGGGCACCAGACCGCACAAAGCCCGACCTCTCCAAAGCCCCGCTTCGGCGGGGCTTTTTTGTGCGCCATCACCCATACATTCCCCGCAACCTCTGCGAGAATCCCCTTAATCACTAAGGATATGCGCAGGGAAAAGGTCATGAGTGATATCGCGTTAACGGTTAGCGTGTTGGCCCTGGTTGCGGTGGTTGGGCTGGGGATTGGCAATATCAAAATCCGCGGTGTCGGATTTGGCATTGGCGGGGTGCTGTTCGGCGGGATTTTTGTCGGCCATTTCGCCGATCAGCTTGGGCTGACCCTCAGTGCGGAAATGCTGCACTTCATCCAGGAATTCGGCCTGATCCTCTTCGTCTACACCATCGGTATTCAGGTCGGCCCTGGGTTTTTCGCCTCGCTTCGCGTCTCCGGCCTGCGCCTGAATCTCTTTGCCCTCGGCATTGTGGTGATGGGCGGTCTCGTTACTGCCATTCTGCACAAACTCTTTGAAATTCCGCTTCCGGTGGTGCTGGGGATCTTCTCCGGCGCGGTCACCAACACCCCTGCGCTGGGGGCCGGGCAGCAAATCCTGCGCGATCTGGGCATTGCGCCAGACGTCGTCGATCAAATGGGGATGAGCTATGCGATGGCCTACCCGTTCGGGATTTGCGGTATTCTGCTGACCATGTGGCTGGTGCGCGTGCTGTTTCGCATCAACGTCGATGACGAGGCGAAAAAGCATGAATCGACGATGACCAACGGCCACATGCTGATCAAAACCATCAACATCCGCGTCGAAAACCCCAATCTGAACCAGATGGCGATTCAGGATGTGCCGATCCTGAACAGCGCCAACATCATCTGCTCGCGCCTGAAACGCGATGAGATGCTGATGGTGCCCTCGCCCGGCACCGTGATTCAGCTCGGCGATTTACTGCATCTGGTCGGCCAGCCCGGCGATCTGCACAGCGCCCAGCTGGTGATCGGTCAGGAGGTGGATACGTCGCTCTCCACGCGCGGCACCGACATGCGCGTCGAACGCGTGGTGGTCACCAACGAGCAGGTTCTGGGCAAGAAAATCCGCGATCTGCAGGTGAAAGAGCGCTACGACGTGGTGATCTCGCGCCTTAATCGCGCGGGCGTTGAGCTGGTCGCCAGCCCGGATGCCAGCCTGCAGTTTGGCGATATCCTCAATCTGGTGGGCCGCCCGTCGTCCATCGATGCCGTCGCCGATATGGTCGGCAACGCGCAGCAAAAATTGCAGCAGGTGCAGATGCTGCCAGTGTTTATCGGCATTGGGCTCGGCGTGCTGCTCGGCTCTATTCCCCTGTACGTGCCCGGTTTCCCGGTGGCGCTGAAGCTCGGTCTGGCGGGCGGGCCGCTGATCATGGCGCTGATTCTGGGGCGGATCGGCTGTATCGGGAAGCTGTACTGGTTCATGCCACCGAGCGCGAACCTGGCCCTGCGCGAGCTGGGGATCGTGCTGTTCCTGTCGGTGGTGGGGCTGAAATCCGGCGGAGACTTTATCCACACCCTGACCCAGGGCGAGGGGATAAGCTGGATTGGCTACGGGATTGTCATCACCGCGGTGCCGCTGCTGACGGTCGGGATACTGGCGCGGATGTTCGCGAAGATGAACTACCTGACCCTGTGCGGGATGCTGGCCGGGTCGATGACCGATCCACCC
It includes:
- a CDS encoding YceK/YidQ family lipoprotein, which produces MMKNVLIKLTTCSVVVLLCGCSSVMSHTGGKEGTYPGTRASANMISDDETNWGTKSLVILDLPFTAVMDTLLVPWDLFRTDSSVRSRVEKSEQQTKMTNAVIPPAEMSAP
- the ibpA gene encoding small heat shock chaperone IbpA, whose amino-acid sequence is MRNFDFSPLYRSAIGFDRLFNHLENNSSQSNGYPPYNVELVDENHYRIAIAVAGFAESELEITAQDNLLVVKGAHTAEQKERTYLYQGIAERNFERKFQLAENIHVHGANLVNGLLFIDLERVIPEEKKPRRIEIN
- the ibpB gene encoding small heat shock chaperone IbpB → MRNYDLSPLLRQWIGFDKLANALQSTAEQQSFPPYNIEKSDDNHYRITLALAGFRQDDLDIQLEGTRLTVKGTPEKPQTETQWLHQGLVTQPFSLSFTLADHMEVSGATFTNGLLHIDLTRNVPEALAPQKIAISERPALNS
- a CDS encoding putative transporter, whose product is MSDIALTVSVLALVAVVGLGIGNIKIRGVGFGIGGVLFGGIFVGHFADQLGLTLSAEMLHFIQEFGLILFVYTIGIQVGPGFFASLRVSGLRLNLFALGIVVMGGLVTAILHKLFEIPLPVVLGIFSGAVTNTPALGAGQQILRDLGIAPDVVDQMGMSYAMAYPFGICGILLTMWLVRVLFRINVDDEAKKHESTMTNGHMLIKTINIRVENPNLNQMAIQDVPILNSANIICSRLKRDEMLMVPSPGTVIQLGDLLHLVGQPGDLHSAQLVIGQEVDTSLSTRGTDMRVERVVVTNEQVLGKKIRDLQVKERYDVVISRLNRAGVELVASPDASLQFGDILNLVGRPSSIDAVADMVGNAQQKLQQVQMLPVFIGIGLGVLLGSIPLYVPGFPVALKLGLAGGPLIMALILGRIGCIGKLYWFMPPSANLALRELGIVLFLSVVGLKSGGDFIHTLTQGEGISWIGYGIVITAVPLLTVGILARMFAKMNYLTLCGMLAGSMTDPPALAFANNLHATSGAAALSYATVYPLVMFLRIITPQLLAVLFWGIG